The Gossypium hirsutum isolate 1008001.06 chromosome D07, Gossypium_hirsutum_v2.1, whole genome shotgun sequence genome includes the window gttggcatttaaaacccatttggactgtcaTGTAGGATCGCCGTTAGGAAGGTAACAaaacttaacggtagagtgaccactttgtaacaaaacaataacgtaagtgaccaaaacgtaacacttcaaacataagtgactaaaatataatctgaggcaaacaaaaacggctatttttatagtttaccctaataatAATTAGTCTGAGTCGAGTTCGAATACTGGCAAGCTTGATTTGAATATTGAAATTCAATATTCGGTTTGCGTTCAAtcgagtatttatttttaaccttGAGTTTGAttaagctcgttaatcaatttcCATATTCAAGTTTCATTAAACTCCTACATATTCAAGTTTGAGTTCGACTTGATAATTAAGCTTAAAGTTAATAATGTAGGTTAAAGGCAATAacatattttgataatataaaatattcaaaatatatattaaaaatgaaaaaatttgatCTGACTTGCAAGCCGTTTGAGCCAAGTATTACTAAGATTAAATTCAACTCGATCAATAGCTCGAGTTCGATTTGATAATTACCAACTCAAGTTggaatttttcttatttaaagttaaaaaaaattattaaattaagacTCGAGGATCACGCAATTAAATAACAAATTTGGTTTTGATTttctattataaaattaaatttagtgACCATTCAAAGATTTTAGTTTTGGAATTTTCCAGCTACTacactaaatataataattttagtaaGCAAGGGCTGTTTTTCTTTTGATTAAATTAACatcatatatcttttatttttttcagtatATAAAATTGTTGCAATTATTTATTACATAATGTATTCTTATAATTTGTACTTATTTATATCTATAAggttgattgagttttagcttgATTGATGTGAACATTGTTGCTAATGTAAGGGAACATGAGTTTGAGTGTGCTGAAACGCGTTATCCTCATGTTTATGGGTTGAGGAGGGACTATGGGTAGTTTTAGGTATTATGtccaaaaaaaagtaaatataatcagaacttataataaaattgttcaaaaaagatgtataataataacaacaaaaaattaagaaaatttagatttaaaaaaaaacaagtatttagatttttaatgtattaaaaaaatcttattctttgatttgtataaaataatcatttatttaaagTGAAACATTATTTTATAGTGAGGGTTTAGTTGAATACAAATTAAATGTCAAAGAGTTTATTTAGAATAGATTTAAGggtttatttcttaaaatatttatatttaacatccacatttgaaaaatgattttttgaaatattaaaaataaataaatgaagccAAATAGATACACATAATTTATCCAACATTCGCTCCTAATCTAGATTTTGTCAagattttttgttattaatttctgccttaactttgaaaaataaataaataaattgtgtcTTAATATGCCATAGGTCACTGGGCTATTTACAAATTTAGAATCTAGtcactatacttttattttcaagaatttaatccttctattatttaaatttcaaaatttaggtgcaacagttaacactattaaatttttttgttaaatttgttggtgtgacattttgaaattaaaaagaaaattcatttggcagtcatgtaattaaaaaaaggtGTTGTAAttaacctgaatttaacaaaaaagattaaaaatgttaacagttgaacttgaattttgaaatatgaaagtaAAGGGACCAAATTGCTAGAATtaaaagtacagagactaaatttcaaattcacCAAGAGTATAAGGACTTGTAGCATACTTTAAccattatataattaaattgtgaaGGGAGAAAAGTTGCTTTCAAGGATTACAAATTGACTggaaattatttgtttaattgttGATAGGCCATTGGACCACAGACCACAATGACAAATCAGTCAGTCAAATTTATTTCAAACCCAAACCCTAGCCATCATTTCTTCATCAATAAAATACTACTATGATTACACTTAGATTATTAGCAATTAGTTTCGGGATTTTGTCACATACCCTCCAAGTTGCTAATATATATAGGATGATAcattcatcattattttaaatttggtatgtataaaaagtatatattttttaaatttggttaaaatatgctttaaaGTCTATGTACTCTTCgtacatttggaatttagtctttctatttctatttctaagaatttagtccctctactttttggATTATACAAATCCAATTATTAATGcaattaaaattattcaaattcaagTCCATTACAATGTTTTTTTTACAGGGCTACCaagtgaatatttttattatttcaaaatatcataccAATAACTTTAACatgatatttttaatgattttaacaatTGAACCTGAAATTTTAAATCcgaaaaataaaaggactaaattcctggaaataaaagtaaaatggactaaattccaAACATGCAAAAAGTACAATGATTTGGAACATATTTtgaccttttaaaattttttgcgtagaagtattaaaataaaatatttttatcatacatGACATAAGTTTCTAAATTTTAACAGCATTGTTCGTTTGTTTTAGTAGGTTAGATCTGAAATATTCATGCAGTAGAAATATATCTCACCAAAAGTATTATGAAAGTTATTGTAATACGAGTTAGGCTACATTTTGTCATCTACttaaattagtcattgtacattagatcaaCGAGCAAATtaatcattctgttaaaaatttcatccatttctactattaaaaattggtctctATACATTAGCATGAGGTTAATGCGGCACACCACGTGCcactatttgattattttgtcGGTTACACTAGTTTTTAATAATACAGATAAATGAAACTTTTAATAGAAAacactaatttattttttgatctaaTATACATGAACTAATTTATCTGTTTTTAAATAGAAGGGATAAATTACAATATAACCTCCAGTATATACTTTTACCTCCTCGTTATATTTAATATCACAGCTGACGGATAAGTTAACATAGGAAGCAGCTTTtgacatataaaatatataatattatatataaagtagCCAGGTAAGGAGATGGAAATGGGTTATAAAATCTAATAGGATTCCCTTCCATTATTTGACATTATTACTCAGAGAAATCTAAAAACCACCATAGACATGGGAGGTGAAACGTGTGGAGAAATGGGGTTTGGGGCCTCATTGAAAAAGCTCTCAAATTCATGGAAGAAAATAGAAATGAGTGTCAATGATGCAATTTCAAAGAGCAAAGTTGGCAAGTTCTTCAAGCTTGAAGCAAGGAAAACTTGTTTCACAAGGGAAATAAGAGCTGGCACAGCAACTTTCTTAACAATGGTTTATATCATCACGGTCAACGCCACCATCATCGCTGATTCCGGTGGCACTTGTTTGATGGCTGATTGTACGGTTCCGGCTAACCAAACGGCAGCTTCGCCGGACTGTATGTTGAAGCCTAATCTGGGGTACGATAACTGTGTATCGAAAACCAAGAGTGATCTTGTTGTAGCCACTATTTTATCAGCCATGATTGGGTCATTTGCAATGGGAGTGTTAGCCAATTTGCCATTGGGGTTAGCTCCTGGTATGGGACCTAATGCTTATTTGGCTTATAACTTAGTGGGGTTCCATGGATCTGGGTCTATATCATATCAAACAGCCTTGGCAGTGGTTTTAATTGAAGGGTGTGCTTTTCTAGCCATATCAACATTAGGGGTTAGAGCCAAGATAGCTAGGCTCATGCCTAAACCAGTTAGGTTAGCTTGTGGGGCAGGGATTGGTTTGTTTATTGCATTTGTAGGGTTACAGATACACCAAGGGGTTGGCCTTATAGGACCTGACCCAACCACATTGGTCACTATCTCAGCTTGTGCTAAAATTGACCCTATTTCAAACACTTGTGTAGGGGGCAAAATGAGAAGCCACACATTTTGGTTAGCCATGGTGGGGTTTTTAATGACTTGTTATGGCTTAATGAAAGAGATTAAAggaagtatgatttatggtatttCATTTATCACATTAGTTTCATGGATTAGAGGGACTTCTTTTACAATTTTCCCAAAAACCCCACTAGGTGATACAAATTATAACTATTTCAAAAAAGTAGTGGATTTTCATAAAATAGAGTCCACTTTTGGGGTTATAAGTTTTAGTCATTTCAATAGGCCTGAAGTCTGGATTGCTTTGGTCACATTGTTATATGTTGATGTGCTTGCTACAACTGGTACATTATACACCATGGCTGAAATTGGGGGGTTTTTGGATGATAAAGGGAGTTTTGAAGGTGAATATTTAGCATACATTGTTGATGCTAGTTCGACTATCGTCGGTTCGGCGTTAGGGTTTCACCTGTAGCTACTTACGTTGAATCATCTGCCGGGATTAAAGAAGGGGGTCGAACAGGATTAACTGCTGTCGTTATCGCCTTTTATTTCTTCTTATCGTTGTTTTTTACGCCGTTGTTGACAAGTGTACCACCATGGGCTATTGGACCTTCATTAGTGATTGTTGGTGTGATGATGATGAAAGTGGTGAAAGATATAAATTGGGAGAATATTAAAGAAGCAGTCCCTGCTTTTGTTACAATGTCGATTATGCCATTGACTTATTCTATTGCTAATGGCATTATTGGTGGTATTGGGGTTTATATTGCACTTAGTTTATATGATTTAATGTTGGGGTTTATCAAATGGGTGAATAAGATGAGGAAAATAGTGATCAAAGAACAAAATCAAGTGTCCAATGGGGTTGAATCAATGGTTGAAATCATTTGAATTTgtagagaaaaaagaaaacaagttttTGATTAGTATGATGCaattttcttgttaaaaattgtgtgtgtttttttaatgtttttgcaGGAAAATTGTGTTGTAATATCATAGTTTTtgagtgttttttaatataaccatcattcactcttttttttagttttactgCAGCAATATTTTGCATATTGATATGAAATTAATAGTTTGAGAagataattaaaatgttttgaagtttTAGGACCAATTCAAAATTAGGGCAATAGCTTGAGGATGTTTATACAATTAACTCataaaatattatgatatttcaaaaataaaaaaatatatataagccgcACCGCCACCCGCCCCGGCCCTAGAAGTAAAAGATGTTCAAACTTTCACTTGCATTAGTTCCTAAGATAACGTGAAAAATCTGCCATAATTTACATTTTTCTGGATTTCATTTTCAGCTTCAAGCACTAGCACTAGCACTAGCAAAAACAATACATTTAAGTATATAGTGTTAATATATAATGACATTCCCTGAAAAGTTTATGGCTACCGAAACACGAAGAAAGAGGGTCGAATTGACTTTTCCGgttgaaaaaaagggaaaattcagAATCCTTGATAATAATGTGATAGATCTAAGCGGTATGGACCTTTGATCGAAGAATCCTTGTTTTACACAGACTGCTGAACTGCGGTATCAGCACGGTTGCTTCTGGCAATTCCAGCTTGTTCCGTAGCGGTGGAATGGCTCAACGGTCGAGGCTGATCTAGTCCAGACACTGTTGGAGGAGTTGCCTGTATTGAATGGTCAAATTTACAGGCTGGCCCAAATTTGCAAATGCCGTATCGACTATAGTATGAGCAGATGCTTTGATCCTGGATTCCAAAAATATGAAACCGAGAAAGCATTAAACGTTAAGCACAATGAGAAATGAGAATTTATTCGGTATAAGTACCATGGACGCCCTTATACTAAGAGTTGGATTACATGTCTCCTCTACTAAAAAATTTCCATCTATTTCTACTCTTAAAAACTGATCCCTGTATATCAATATGAAGTACATGTGGCACGTCATGTGTAACCGTCTGGTTATTTCGTCATCCATgtcaatttttaaaagtaaaaatggataaaatttttaataaaaaaaccaatTTACCCCTTTTTTGAGTAAAGGGACAAATGCAATCAACTCTTAGTACAAGAccttccatggtacttttaccgaaTTTATTGTCTTCACCAAAAACACGAATCATTGCAGGAACAAAATGCTAAAAGAGTAAGGTATGTTATCAGGGTTAATCTCGGAGCCTAACAGTACATTAGGTTTTAATCGTTGCCTAGTTTATATGAATCAAGTTGCAACTTCTAAAATATGCAATTTTTTGTTGATTTCTCATAAGGAGCTTTGTTTCAAAATATAAGAGATACGGAGAGTTGGAATTGCACGATCTAAGTACGAAACAGGAATTGTGAAACATTTGTAGTTACGTGAATTACGTATGTTTTCATTTTCCACATACAAAGAAAACTTTAAAAGTATCTACCtggtttatatatatttcaaaagcAGCACAATCTAAAAGAGAAAAAACTTACGGGTCTCAATGGCAAGCCCTTGTCGCTGAGAGCACATGGAGTTGGCTTTGGAACACGATTTTTTGGATGATGATATTTGCAATTAGATTTGAACTTACAGTCCCCAGTTTTGAGGAAGTAACTGCACTCGGTTTGGCCAGGCCGTTCAGGGAAATCATCAACCACCATCTGTGGCTGATGATGAGTATAGGCAGTGGTTTCAGTTGATGGGTTGCTCATTACATACGCTGGAGTTGGATGCAAACCCCTTTCCAGTGGGGGATATAGAGTTGTCTTGATAaggcacaacaaaatcaactcattatgcAGAACCATATTGGTTATAAGTTTTCATTAAGCATATCTAATTTCTGGGAGAAGAAAATAATATGCAGAACCAATTTCAGACTTACGAGGCAATGTAAAGCACGGGCTTCTTTAAGAATAGGTCGtagtaaaataaacaaaaggtAAAAAAGTCAACCAAGTAATAAATACACATTGGACAAAGGTTCTACTTGGCCTACTTTGGTGCAAGTCTATTTTAGAGCCAAATAAAACAATCCATCATCCATGTAACTTAACCAACACCAAGGTTCTACTTAGTCTACTTTGGTGCAAGTCTCAACATATTAGACTACGACAAGCGTGAATATAACAGTTTTCTTCAGttgaataaacatgaaaatggAATGTTTTTCCACATCCTGTGCATTGTCTCTACATGACTCTGCTTACATTTGCAAGCATTTCAGACCTTGAGATAACAAAGTGACCAAACTGCATGATGAGAAAAGTGAAAGTAGGATTTTCAACAAAAACCTTGAAGCCTGCCAAGTATAATATGGTTTTTGCTAACAAGTTCCTTACATGCACTTATTAGTTCTATATACCATTTATACTGATTCTTTTGTATCAATGCAGAAAATGACAGTTAGTTTCATGAGTtccaaattgaaaaataaattattcaagttaGTAATCTTAAAGAGTTCCCTCAGGACACCTCTAGAACTAGTTTTAACCATCTGACCTTCAGAattgaaatattccatttattACCTGAATATGGTTGTTTGCTATTGCCAGTaagaattacaaaataaatttattagttaTCAGTGCATGggatcatgacatcctaaaccAGATTATCCATTTCATTCATGCAATTTATATATTGAAGGTGCAGAAGCATTTTTACACAATTCAGAGTTATCAATATGGTGATACATACTGGATACTTCAAGGTATGAATTCAAGAATCTAGGAGAACATTTTAAAATCAGGTGTGCATTTCAAGAGGAAGGTAAGGACCATTGCAATGCTAAGATATTAGCAACTATAGTATGCTAATATAAGTTTAATACATGCTATAGAATATATGAACAGAAACTTAAAACAACATAAGAGCCATGGTAGTACCTGATACCCATTCCATTCTGGATTTGGAGGTGGAACACCTTGAGTTGGTGAAAACATAATTGGCAAATAGGCAGCACTATCATTTAATGTCATTGGTGCTGACCAGGATGGCATATTCACTAGTGACGCAGCTTGCAATGAAACAGATCCACCATTACTGTATCCTGAAGGTGGTTCACAAGCTCCAGCAAGTTTAGGATCAGGATGATTAAACCTGCAGTTGGCTCCATATTTGCAGGACCCATTACGCATGTAATAGGGGCACTCTTTCTCTCCCTGTgatgaattaaaaaattcaaatttccaaAATGATTACTCCAATTAATCACAAAATATATATCTCATAAGATTTGAAGGATCGTAGGAAAAATGAAATTATGGAATTTGCTAAAGTTCCACTGATAGTGTAAAGACAAAATTAACACCTTTCGGATGGGCAGCCCCAGAAAGTTAAGCTCTAAGATAGGACTCACTGAAGAATTTTGTTTTGAGTGGTTGTATCTGCAAGCCTTCCCAAACTTACATCCACCAGTTCTTAGGTAGTACTGAAAATCTCAAGCAAAATTGTAAAACTACAGAAATGTTACTATCAAACTGTGCACATTTCTTATATACACATAgattaaaatagataaatatgaACTTCCGAAGCAGCTGAACAAGCAGGAACAAATATGTTATGGGCCAAAGTAAACCAGTCTAAAAACAAGATTTATTAGAACCAGTGATTAAAGATATTAACATTAGGCACTTGAAATGCAATGACAATGCTATAAAAGGCGGCTTCAttgaa containing:
- the LOC107953568 gene encoding zinc finger CCCH domain-containing protein 67 isoform X1 is translated as MSQSEETTHTDSALLSLGLNSTDPTPIPLDESPSDLNHSVKETDHHENNLEQQLNNLDLKEEEEEKDDVETQNDVEEEEDIIENENDDDVKKDEERRTIYPVRPEAEDCAYYMKTGLCKFGFNCKFNHPVRRKNQAVKEKDESTEKTNQQECKYYLRTGGCKFGKACRYNHSKQNSSVSPILELNFLGLPIRKGEKECPYYMRNGSCKYGANCRFNHPDPKLAGACEPPSGYSNGGSVSLQAASLVNMPSWSAPMTLNDSAAYLPIMFSPTQGVPPPNPEWNGYQTTLYPPLERGLHPTPAYVMSNPSTETTAYTHHQPQMVVDDFPERPGQTECSYFLKTGDCKFKSNCKYHHPKNRVPKPTPCALSDKGLPLRPDQSICSYYSRYGICKFGPACKFDHSIQATPPTVSGLDQPRPLSHSTATEQAGIARSNRADTAVQQSV
- the LOC107953568 gene encoding zinc finger CCCH domain-containing protein 43 isoform X2 gives rise to the protein MSQSEETTHTDSALLSLGLNSTDPTPIPLDESPSDLNHSVKETDHHENNLEQQLNNLDLKEEEEEKDDVETQNDVEEEEDIIENENDDDVKKDEERRTIYPVRPEAEDCAYYMKTGLCKFGFNCKFNHPVRRKNQYYLRTGGCKFGKACRYNHSKQNSSVSPILELNFLGLPIRKGEKECPYYMRNGSCKYGANCRFNHPDPKLAGACEPPSGYSNGGSVSLQAASLVNMPSWSAPMTLNDSAAYLPIMFSPTQGVPPPNPEWNGYQTTLYPPLERGLHPTPAYVMSNPSTETTAYTHHQPQMVVDDFPERPGQTECSYFLKTGDCKFKSNCKYHHPKNRVPKPTPCALSDKGLPLRPDQSICSYYSRYGICKFGPACKFDHSIQATPPTVSGLDQPRPLSHSTATEQAGIARSNRADTAVQQSV